In one window of Thermodesulfobacteriota bacterium DNA:
- a CDS encoding valine--tRNA ligase — translation MSEKTLEKTYEPGSVEGRWAEHWIREKLATPDERSEKPPFSMVIPPPNITGALHLGHALNSTLQDILARSRRMRGFNVLWLPGIDHAGIATQNVVEKQLAVEGLDRHKVGREAFMERVWKWKNESGGTIINQLKRLGASCDWTRLRFTMDEGLSKAVREVFTSLYKEGLIYRGDYIINWCPRCHTALSDLEVEFNETEGSLWYMRYPLVEPAGNIEYLTVATTRPETMLGDTAVAVNPEDERYKAVIGKKLRLPFVEREIPVIGDDSVSIEFGTGAVKITPAHDFNDFEVGRRHNLPSIKVMDESARMNENAGPFKGMDRYEARKKVISGLEEKGLLEKTEKHKLMLGACYRCATIVEPTLSKQWFVKVAPLAGPAIEAVEDGRIKFVPKNWENLYFDWMRNIRDWCISRQIWWGHRIPAWHCKDCGGVTVSAAVPEKCEKCGGGNIEQDPDVLDTWFSSALWPFSTLGWPDKTNDLKAFYPTSVLSTSFDIIFFWVARMAMMGLKFMGDVPFKDVYIHALIRDAKGQKMSKSKGNVIDPLVMMEQYGTDAFRFTLAVLAAQGRDIKLAEDRIAGYRNFCNKIWNVARFTLMNLDGPFFEAMASGKAGVDESRFNMADKWIWERRNACIREVTEAIDTYRFDEAARVLYRFVWHELCDWYVELVKLDLRGESGAERKLEAQATLAAVMMDTMKLLHPFMPFITEEIAEKLPGYKGSLMSGDFPKEGRAFPDEAARMEDVMDVIRAVRNIRTDMNVPPSAMADCFCFADDPGLRETISEGAEYIKLLARIKGLVIAEKGERPGDSVSAVAGAGQKKAEVFVPLGGLVDFEVEEKRITKELSKTEAEASGLAKKLGNEEFTKKAPPEVVEKDRARLEALEEKTGKLKAGLERIRSIRA, via the coding sequence ATGAGCGAGAAGACGCTTGAGAAGACTTACGAGCCCGGCTCCGTCGAGGGCCGGTGGGCGGAGCACTGGATACGGGAGAAGCTCGCGACTCCCGATGAGCGCTCCGAAAAACCCCCTTTCTCGATGGTCATACCGCCGCCTAACATCACCGGCGCCCTGCATCTCGGCCACGCACTGAATTCAACCCTCCAGGACATACTCGCAAGGTCCAGGCGCATGAGGGGCTTTAACGTCCTCTGGCTTCCGGGCATAGACCACGCCGGCATAGCGACGCAGAACGTGGTGGAGAAGCAGCTTGCCGTTGAAGGCCTCGACAGGCACAAGGTCGGAAGAGAAGCCTTCATGGAGCGGGTCTGGAAATGGAAGAACGAGTCCGGCGGCACTATAATAAATCAGCTTAAAAGGCTCGGGGCCTCGTGCGACTGGACGAGGCTCCGCTTCACAATGGACGAGGGGCTCTCGAAGGCCGTCCGCGAGGTCTTTACCTCGCTCTACAAAGAGGGGCTCATATACAGGGGCGACTACATCATAAACTGGTGCCCCAGGTGCCATACCGCGCTCTCCGACCTCGAGGTCGAGTTCAACGAGACCGAAGGCAGCCTCTGGTACATGCGCTACCCGCTCGTTGAGCCGGCTGGCAATATCGAATACCTTACGGTCGCCACCACCAGGCCTGAGACTATGCTGGGCGATACCGCCGTGGCAGTAAACCCCGAGGACGAGAGGTACAAGGCCGTCATCGGGAAGAAGCTCAGGCTGCCGTTCGTCGAGCGCGAGATACCAGTAATAGGAGACGATTCGGTCTCCATAGAGTTCGGCACCGGCGCGGTCAAGATAACCCCCGCCCACGACTTCAATGACTTCGAGGTCGGCAGAAGGCACAATCTACCGTCCATAAAGGTAATGGACGAGAGCGCCCGGATGAACGAGAACGCAGGGCCCTTCAAGGGCATGGATAGATATGAGGCCCGGAAAAAGGTAATCTCCGGGCTCGAGGAAAAGGGCCTCCTCGAAAAAACGGAGAAGCACAAGCTCATGCTCGGCGCCTGCTACAGGTGCGCTACAATCGTAGAGCCGACCTTATCCAAGCAGTGGTTCGTGAAGGTCGCGCCGCTGGCCGGCCCGGCCATCGAGGCCGTGGAGGACGGCCGCATAAAATTCGTGCCGAAGAACTGGGAGAACCTGTATTTCGACTGGATGAGGAACATCCGGGACTGGTGCATATCCCGCCAGATATGGTGGGGGCACAGGATACCCGCGTGGCATTGCAAGGACTGCGGCGGGGTGACTGTCTCTGCCGCAGTCCCGGAGAAGTGCGAGAAGTGCGGGGGCGGGAATATCGAGCAGGACCCGGACGTGCTCGATACCTGGTTCTCGTCGGCCCTCTGGCCTTTCTCGACACTCGGCTGGCCCGATAAGACAAATGACCTTAAGGCCTTCTACCCCACGTCGGTACTTTCCACGAGCTTCGACATCATCTTTTTCTGGGTCGCCAGGATGGCGATGATGGGCCTTAAGTTCATGGGAGACGTACCTTTCAAGGACGTCTATATTCATGCCCTCATAAGGGACGCCAAGGGGCAGAAGATGAGCAAGAGCAAGGGGAACGTCATAGACCCCCTTGTGATGATGGAGCAGTACGGGACCGACGCCTTCAGGTTCACGCTCGCCGTGCTCGCGGCGCAGGGCAGGGACATAAAGCTCGCGGAGGACCGCATCGCCGGATACAGGAACTTCTGCAACAAGATATGGAACGTCGCGAGGTTCACGCTCATGAACCTCGACGGGCCGTTTTTCGAGGCAATGGCTTCGGGCAAGGCCGGGGTGGACGAATCCCGCTTCAACATGGCGGACAAGTGGATATGGGAGCGTCGGAACGCCTGCATACGGGAGGTGACCGAGGCCATCGACACCTACAGGTTCGACGAGGCCGCCAGGGTCCTTTACAGGTTCGTATGGCACGAGCTATGCGACTGGTACGTGGAGCTTGTAAAGCTCGACCTCCGTGGCGAGAGCGGCGCCGAGAGGAAGCTCGAAGCGCAGGCGACCCTCGCGGCAGTCATGATGGACACCATGAAGCTCCTCCATCCCTTCATGCCCTTCATAACCGAGGAGATAGCGGAAAAGCTCCCTGGATACAAAGGGAGCCTCATGTCAGGCGACTTCCCGAAAGAGGGCAGGGCATTTCCCGACGAGGCCGCGCGCATGGAGGACGTGATGGACGTCATAAGGGCCGTAAGGAACATCAGGACCGACATGAACGTCCCGCCTTCGGCAATGGCCGATTGTTTCTGCTTTGCCGACGACCCTGGCTTGAGGGAGACGATTTCAGAGGGGGCGGAGTACATCAAGCTCCTCGCGAGGATAAAGGGGCTGGTCATTGCCGAAAAAGGGGAAAGGCCCGGGGATTCCGTATCAGCCGTGGCCGGGGCAGGGCAGAAGAAGGCCGAGGTCTTCGTGCCGCTCGGCGGTCTCGTGGACTTCGAAGTCGAGGAGAAAAGGATAACGAAGGAGCTTTCCAAGACTGAGGCCGAAGCCTCGGGACTCGCAAAGAAGCTCGGGAACGAGGAGTTCACGAAAAAGGCCCCGCCCGAGGTGGTCGAGAAGGACAGGGCCAGGCTCGAAGCTTTGGAGGAAAAGACAGGAAAGCTCAAGGCCGGGCTGGAGCGCATAAGGAGCATAAGGGCTTGA
- a CDS encoding response regulator transcription factor, translating into MQKTTVFIADDHPVLRRGIKAIFPPDEYEVVGEADNGMAALKGIAALRPDIAILDITMPDLDGIAVTRRVVEEFPETRIIILSMHADLSRPLEAFRAGALGYVLKDSEPGELLRAVEKVRTGSKYASPAVTEEILNDFVDVIKKEQSHDPFDTLSGREKEVLKHIADGSTSKEIAEKLFISLATVKSHRNNIMKKLKVSDMASLIKIAIRKGMVQPD; encoded by the coding sequence ATGCAAAAGACCACAGTGTTCATAGCCGACGACCATCCGGTGCTGCGCAGGGGCATAAAGGCGATTTTCCCCCCGGATGAATACGAGGTGGTGGGGGAGGCCGACAACGGCATGGCGGCCTTGAAGGGCATAGCCGCGCTCAGGCCGGACATAGCCATTCTCGACATCACCATGCCGGACCTGGACGGCATAGCGGTAACGAGGCGCGTGGTGGAGGAATTCCCGGAGACCAGGATAATCATACTCTCCATGCACGCGGACCTGTCGCGCCCGCTGGAGGCCTTCAGGGCAGGGGCGCTCGGCTACGTGCTCAAGGACTCGGAGCCGGGGGAGCTCTTGAGGGCGGTCGAGAAAGTGAGGACCGGGAGCAAGTACGCGAGCCCGGCCGTCACGGAGGAGATACTTAACGACTTCGTGGACGTCATAAAGAAAGAGCAGAGCCACGACCCCTTCGACACCCTCTCCGGAAGGGAAAAAGAGGTGCTCAAACACATCGCGGACGGGTCCACCAGCAAGGAAATAGCCGAAAAGCTCTTCATATCGCTTGCTACCGTAAAAAGCCACAGGAACAACATAATGAAGAAACTGAAGGTGAGCGACATGGCGAGCCTTATAAAGATTGCGATCAGGAAAGGCATGGTCCAGCCAGATTGA
- the ftsH gene encoding ATP-dependent zinc metalloprotease FtsH, with translation MAEDSKYPNSERGGGWKILIALVLFGLFLYIWGQSVEEDTGTAQRISYTEFQEQLEAGNIRSITMKGQEVTGEFKSPVQVGAPGPDGAPGPAAGFMTYLPVFQGPEILGEFEKKGIAVNVEPDEGGSPLWQFVILLLPWVLIIGIWFLIIRRVQQSQGGGQPGLFNFGMSKAKLYNMRKPSITFMNVAGLENAKVELQETVEFLKNPARFTSIGAKVPKGILLIGPPGTGKTLLARATAGEAGVPFFSISASEFVEMFVGVGASRVRDMFKKAKETRPSIIFIDEIDSVGRVRGAGLGGGHDEREQTLNQLLSEMDGFEPHDEIIVIAATNRPDVLDPALLRPGRFDRHIVIDRPGWKDRKSILEVHARNKRIAPEVDFEKIAKGTPGMTGADLENLMNEAALEAVKKGKERVEMRDFEEARDRVMMGSKREESFSEDEKRITAYHEAGHTLVSWELPHTDPIHKVSIIPRGMALGVTQFLPEEDRHYYPKSYLINRLCVALAGRAAEKLVFMDVSSGANDDLKNATALAEKMVAQWGMSDKVGPINFGRGEEHPFIGRDISVQKRYSETMAWLMDKEIRNLILTAERKADELLLRGRKTLEELAAALLKDESLDKEDVEKIIRRTKGVEPLRKISN, from the coding sequence ATGGCCGAGGACTCCAAATACCCCAACTCCGAGAGGGGGGGCGGGTGGAAGATATTGATTGCCCTGGTGCTCTTCGGGCTCTTCCTCTATATATGGGGCCAGTCGGTCGAGGAGGATACAGGGACCGCGCAGAGGATAAGCTACACCGAGTTCCAGGAGCAGCTCGAGGCCGGGAACATCCGCTCGATAACCATGAAGGGGCAGGAGGTGACCGGCGAGTTCAAGAGCCCGGTCCAGGTGGGCGCCCCAGGACCTGATGGCGCGCCCGGGCCTGCCGCAGGTTTCATGACCTATCTCCCTGTGTTCCAGGGCCCGGAGATACTGGGTGAATTCGAAAAGAAAGGCATTGCCGTGAACGTCGAGCCTGACGAAGGCGGGTCCCCTTTATGGCAGTTCGTGATACTGCTGCTGCCGTGGGTCCTCATTATCGGCATATGGTTCCTCATCATAAGGAGGGTGCAGCAATCGCAGGGCGGAGGGCAGCCGGGGCTCTTCAACTTCGGCATGAGCAAGGCGAAGCTCTACAATATGCGCAAGCCCAGCATAACCTTCATGAACGTCGCCGGGCTTGAGAACGCGAAAGTAGAGCTCCAGGAGACGGTCGAGTTCCTCAAGAACCCGGCCCGGTTCACGTCCATAGGGGCCAAGGTCCCCAAGGGCATACTCCTGATAGGGCCGCCCGGCACCGGCAAAACGCTCCTTGCCCGGGCCACTGCAGGCGAGGCCGGCGTCCCCTTCTTCAGCATAAGCGCCTCAGAGTTCGTCGAGATGTTCGTTGGCGTGGGTGCGTCCAGGGTGAGGGACATGTTCAAGAAGGCCAAGGAGACCAGGCCATCGATAATATTTATAGACGAGATAGATTCCGTCGGGAGGGTAAGGGGCGCGGGCCTCGGCGGGGGGCACGACGAGAGGGAGCAGACCTTGAACCAGCTTTTGAGCGAGATGGACGGATTCGAGCCGCACGATGAGATAATCGTCATAGCCGCGACCAACAGGCCTGACGTGCTCGACCCGGCGCTCTTGAGGCCCGGCCGCTTCGACCGCCACATCGTCATAGACAGGCCAGGCTGGAAGGACAGGAAGTCCATACTCGAGGTCCACGCAAGGAACAAGAGGATAGCCCCAGAGGTCGACTTCGAGAAGATAGCAAAGGGAACGCCCGGCATGACCGGGGCCGACCTTGAGAACCTCATGAACGAGGCCGCGCTCGAAGCCGTGAAAAAAGGCAAGGAGCGGGTAGAGATGAGGGACTTCGAGGAGGCGAGGGACAGGGTCATGATGGGCTCCAAGAGGGAGGAGAGCTTCTCCGAGGACGAAAAGAGGATAACCGCGTACCACGAGGCCGGCCACACGCTGGTCTCCTGGGAGCTCCCGCATACGGACCCCATACACAAGGTCTCGATAATACCGAGGGGCATGGCCCTCGGAGTAACCCAGTTCCTTCCCGAGGAGGACCGGCACTATTACCCGAAGAGCTACCTCATAAACAGGCTCTGCGTCGCGCTCGCGGGGAGGGCCGCCGAAAAGCTGGTCTTCATGGACGTAAGCAGCGGCGCGAACGACGACTTGAAGAACGCAACGGCCCTTGCGGAGAAGATGGTCGCCCAGTGGGGCATGTCCGACAAGGTCGGGCCCATAAACTTCGGCAGGGGCGAGGAGCACCCGTTCATCGGCAGGGACATATCTGTCCAGAAGCGGTACAGCGAGACGATGGCCTGGCTCATGGACAAGGAGATAAGGAACCTCATACTGACGGCTGAAAGAAAGGCTGACGAGCTCCTTCTCCGGGGGCGGAAAACACTCGAGGAGCTTGCGGCCGCGCTCCTCAAGGACGAGTCCCTCGATAAGGAGGACGTGGAGAAGATAATCAGGAGGACGAAAGGGGTTGAGCCCCTCCGTAAAATAAGCAACTAA
- a CDS encoding methyl-accepting chemotaxis protein: MSIKIRLTGGFGILLGLFALFVYWAAGSSTGIVAFALISAAICGLTAVFMLIAGRHILAPLRDIKNAIDGLSAGNFSVRSDVKVRVLGIEMKDEFAGLSESVNCMAEKVSRLIEKIEETSTHLASASEELSATSAHISEGAMRQSGQTSYTATAMDQMNATVLEVAKNSHQASIDAKKASETASRGGQVVSGATSAMQEVAEATSVSATTIQRLGSRSEEIGTIVSVINDIADQTNLLALNAAIEAARAGEQGRGFAVVADEVRKLAERTTRATREIGVMITSIQEETSRAVSAMNEGNLKVENGVRLANEAGQALKDIVSGVELVTDMIAQIATSAEEQSATTDEIARSVESIAEVSKENVSATGEVARATGELAALAAELKSLVSGFKAKDRDDEETGPERAVHNRLRIVHPLRKATPAYTREA, from the coding sequence ATGTCAATTAAAATACGGTTGACTGGCGGTTTCGGCATACTGCTCGGCCTTTTCGCGCTGTTCGTCTATTGGGCGGCAGGCTCGTCAACAGGCATCGTCGCGTTTGCGCTCATATCGGCGGCGATTTGCGGGCTCACGGCGGTCTTCATGCTCATTGCCGGAAGACACATACTCGCACCGCTACGCGACATCAAAAACGCCATAGACGGGCTTTCGGCAGGGAACTTCTCGGTAAGGTCGGACGTTAAGGTAAGGGTGCTTGGTATCGAGATGAAGGACGAGTTTGCTGGGCTGAGCGAGAGCGTGAACTGCATGGCTGAAAAGGTATCGCGCCTCATAGAAAAGATAGAAGAGACCTCGACCCATCTCGCTTCGGCGTCGGAAGAGCTCTCGGCCACCTCCGCGCACATATCCGAGGGCGCGATGAGGCAGTCCGGCCAGACCTCCTACACCGCGACCGCAATGGACCAGATGAACGCCACGGTACTGGAGGTCGCGAAGAACTCCCACCAGGCCTCGATAGACGCGAAAAAAGCGAGCGAGACTGCCTCAAGGGGCGGACAGGTGGTGAGCGGGGCGACCTCCGCCATGCAGGAGGTCGCCGAAGCCACGTCCGTTTCGGCCACCACGATACAGAGGCTCGGCAGCAGGTCGGAGGAGATAGGGACGATCGTTTCCGTCATAAACGACATAGCGGACCAGACGAACCTCCTTGCGCTCAACGCAGCGATAGAGGCCGCGAGGGCCGGCGAGCAGGGCCGCGGTTTCGCGGTCGTCGCCGACGAGGTCAGGAAGCTTGCGGAAAGGACGACCCGGGCGACGAGGGAGATCGGGGTCATGATAACTTCAATACAGGAGGAGACCTCCAGGGCGGTTTCGGCGATGAACGAAGGCAACCTGAAGGTAGAAAACGGCGTCAGGCTCGCAAACGAGGCAGGCCAGGCCCTTAAAGACATCGTATCGGGTGTCGAGCTCGTGACCGACATGATAGCGCAGATAGCGACCTCCGCCGAGGAGCAGAGCGCCACGACGGACGAGATCGCAAGGAGCGTTGAATCGATAGCAGAGGTCTCAAAGGAGAACGTTTCCGCCACTGGCGAGGTGGCGAGGGCCACGGGCGAGCTTGCGGCTCTGGCTGCTGAGCTAAAAAGCCTCGTATCGGGCTTCAAGGCAAAAGACCGAGATGATGAAGAGACCGGCCCGGAAAGGGCCGTTCACAACAGGCTCCGCATAGTGCATCCCCTCCGTAAAGCCACTCCAGCCTACACCAGAGAAGCGTAG
- a CDS encoding PAS domain S-box protein, whose protein sequence is MHPEAIPLKVLIAEDSEDDLIFLMRELRRGGYEMSFLRVDDERDLQDALEKGPWDIVISDYIMPRLCGLEVVKAVRERGLEVPVIVVSGLMGEDLAVTTMKAGADDYILKDRLFRLLPAIERELRDYATKRAHRKAEEELRALNRLLETLTEVDKMLVRESSGRSVLSETCRILVEKAGFRAAWIGKSGVSTGEVVPLAASGCDNDFLRIARRRRDGIPPGPGTVDRAIDTGSYSVCLDIGGDESLNPLAGEAASRGYRACASFPLVVRGSVFGALTVYSENPSVFFEKMVDLLQSLAADVGFALQSIEEAAERRKAVEALRESEERLRTIFESAMDGMFVIDMEGRYLDVNLAGCLMAGYSREEILSSDVTLLAIPGRLDRLKLHRDLWKKGGFVQEVPLRRKDGSVLWVDMAITPFKVGERELALGIKRDITARKNAEDALRESEERFRQIFEQNQNAQILIEDGSCRITDANPAAIMLFGYSREELASSDPPPFLHVLSESVNRLSAREAGFVIDRSESVRKDGTRVTFSARGQVIKLKGRDGKMVLCTVQDLTDFIRMEEEARLMQAKLIHANKMTSIGTLASGVAHEINNPNNFILFNSSLLADAWKDSVRILDGYYREHGDFSLGGLPYSEMSEVIPELLSGITDGSRRIKGIVDSLKDFSRPDKACFDGKLDVNRAVLAAVSILSSQIMKHTDKFEVSTAEGLPAVRGSSQKIEQVLINLVINALHALPDRSRGVHVRSFHDKEKGEVVIEVRDEGAGMSREVLERITEPFFTTRGDAGGTGLGLSISYSIIREHRGSMDFESEPGKGTTVSIRLPAA, encoded by the coding sequence ATGCACCCTGAAGCCATCCCTCTAAAGGTCCTTATCGCCGAAGACTCGGAAGACGATCTCATATTCCTCATGCGCGAACTCCGGCGCGGCGGCTACGAGATGTCCTTTTTAAGGGTGGACGATGAAAGGGACCTGCAGGACGCCCTTGAAAAAGGCCCGTGGGACATTGTCATCTCGGATTACATAATGCCGAGGCTCTGCGGCCTCGAGGTGGTGAAGGCCGTAAGGGAGCGCGGCCTCGAGGTGCCGGTCATAGTCGTGTCGGGCCTCATGGGCGAGGACCTGGCGGTCACCACCATGAAGGCCGGGGCTGACGACTACATATTGAAGGACAGGCTCTTCAGGCTCCTCCCGGCAATTGAGCGCGAGCTTCGCGACTATGCCACGAAAAGGGCGCACAGGAAGGCTGAAGAGGAGCTCCGGGCCCTTAACCGGCTCCTTGAGACCCTGACCGAGGTCGACAAGATGCTCGTAAGGGAGTCCTCCGGGCGGAGCGTCCTTTCCGAGACCTGCCGCATACTCGTTGAAAAGGCCGGGTTCAGGGCGGCTTGGATAGGGAAATCGGGAGTTTCGACCGGCGAGGTCGTACCGCTTGCAGCCTCAGGCTGCGACAATGATTTCCTTCGGATAGCCCGGAGGAGGCGCGACGGTATCCCGCCCGGGCCCGGCACCGTGGACAGGGCAATCGACACCGGCTCCTATTCCGTGTGCCTCGATATCGGAGGCGACGAAAGCCTGAACCCACTGGCGGGCGAGGCCGCGAGCCGGGGTTACAGGGCGTGCGCTTCTTTCCCTCTCGTGGTAAGGGGGTCGGTTTTCGGAGCCCTTACCGTCTACTCTGAAAACCCCTCTGTCTTTTTCGAGAAAATGGTGGACCTTCTTCAGAGCCTTGCCGCGGACGTGGGGTTTGCACTCCAATCGATAGAGGAGGCCGCGGAGCGCAGGAAGGCGGTAGAGGCCCTCAGGGAGAGCGAGGAGCGCCTGAGGACCATCTTCGAATCCGCGATGGACGGCATGTTCGTCATCGACATGGAGGGGCGCTACCTCGACGTAAACCTCGCGGGCTGCCTTATGGCCGGCTATTCGCGCGAGGAGATACTCTCGTCCGACGTGACCCTGCTCGCCATCCCCGGGAGGCTCGACAGGCTCAAGCTGCACAGGGACCTCTGGAAAAAGGGCGGTTTCGTGCAGGAGGTGCCGCTACGGAGGAAGGACGGCTCGGTCCTTTGGGTGGACATGGCCATAACGCCTTTCAAGGTCGGCGAAAGGGAACTCGCCCTCGGCATAAAAAGGGACATAACCGCGAGAAAAAACGCCGAGGACGCCCTCAGGGAAAGCGAGGAGCGGTTCAGGCAGATATTCGAGCAGAACCAGAACGCGCAGATACTCATAGAAGACGGGAGCTGCAGGATAACCGACGCGAACCCGGCGGCCATAATGCTCTTCGGATATTCGAGGGAGGAGCTCGCCTCATCCGACCCGCCGCCGTTCCTCCATGTCCTTTCGGAGTCGGTAAATAGACTTTCGGCCAGGGAGGCCGGGTTCGTCATAGACAGGTCGGAGAGCGTGCGGAAGGACGGCACCAGGGTGACCTTCTCGGCAAGGGGCCAGGTCATAAAGCTCAAGGGCAGGGACGGGAAGATGGTCCTCTGCACGGTCCAGGACCTGACCGACTTCATAAGGATGGAGGAGGAGGCCCGCCTCATGCAGGCCAAGCTCATACACGCGAACAAGATGACCTCTATAGGGACGCTCGCGTCCGGGGTCGCCCACGAGATAAACAACCCCAATAATTTCATACTCTTCAACTCGTCCCTTCTCGCGGACGCGTGGAAGGACTCTGTAAGGATACTCGACGGGTATTACCGCGAGCACGGCGACTTCTCGCTCGGGGGGCTCCCTTACTCGGAGATGTCCGAGGTCATACCCGAGCTCCTTTCGGGGATAACCGACGGGTCGAGGAGGATAAAGGGGATAGTGGATAGCTTGAAGGACTTCTCGAGGCCGGACAAGGCCTGCTTCGATGGGAAACTCGACGTGAACAGGGCGGTGCTGGCGGCGGTGTCGATCCTCAGCAGCCAGATAATGAAGCACACGGACAAATTCGAGGTCTCGACCGCCGAGGGCCTCCCTGCCGTCCGGGGCAGCTCCCAGAAAATAGAGCAGGTGCTCATAAATCTTGTAATCAACGCCCTCCACGCGCTCCCGGACAGGTCGAGGGGCGTCCATGTAAGGTCTTTCCATGACAAGGAAAAGGGCGAGGTGGTTATCGAGGTCCGTGACGAGGGCGCGGGAATGTCCAGGGAGGTGCTGGAGAGGATAACCGAGCCCTTTTTTACGACGAGGGGTGATGCCGGAGGCACTGGGCTCGGCCTTTCCATATCCTATTCGATAATAAGGGAGCACAGAGGTAGCATGGACTTTGAATCCGAGCCAGGGAAAGGCACTACCGTTTCCATAAGGCTTCCGGCGGCATAG
- a CDS encoding response regulator: MARKILLADDSITIQKVISITFASEDYELIIAGDGDTALRKAWEEKPDLIIADIAMPGKSGYEVAAAVKSDPELRNTPVLLLAGTFEPLDRNEAMRVGADDSIVKPFESQDLLDKVRDLLASAESRQAQAASTAPSKTGASAAQGAGAEDIWSAGGFLSAPDEFETKVEDTGGVDLDFLTSGGLFEDDEKGQPKADDFTDLVINEDEFKTGSGPAVTEAAPEAPFELKGFDSGEEERKGEPPFDLGAFDSFYNADNRSTVALEAEPFGSGPAKREEAEEIPGIGSFQPFREETAPVEEISRVEDIFEEEGEIAEPDLLEIPEEVIDSRPEAPSLMKAVPEPPASAPQPRSAVAPESEIRAAVERVADGIEERIASNLEKRLGKAEANAAEVIEKVAERVEERLRNELASKLARLDSLVAEAAERAAERMEEKIRGELVQRLQGLSVPKEQVEAVVSRSAKQVVEHVSWDVVPELAERLIKEEIRKAKEAFLKTR, from the coding sequence ATGGCAAGGAAGATACTTCTGGCAGACGATTCCATTACGATCCAGAAGGTCATATCCATTACTTTCGCCTCTGAAGACTATGAGCTTATCATAGCTGGTGACGGGGATACGGCCTTGAGAAAAGCCTGGGAGGAGAAGCCGGACCTCATCATAGCCGATATAGCCATGCCCGGAAAGTCGGGTTATGAGGTTGCGGCCGCTGTAAAGTCCGACCCGGAGCTTAGGAATACGCCGGTCCTCCTGCTTGCGGGCACGTTCGAGCCGCTCGACAGGAACGAGGCCATGAGGGTAGGCGCGGACGACAGCATAGTCAAGCCCTTCGAGTCCCAGGACCTCCTGGACAAGGTAAGGGACCTACTTGCAAGCGCCGAGTCGAGACAGGCGCAGGCCGCCTCAACGGCCCCTTCGAAGACCGGCGCATCCGCCGCCCAGGGCGCAGGGGCGGAGGATATCTGGTCTGCGGGAGGGTTCCTCAGCGCGCCGGACGAGTTCGAGACTAAAGTCGAGGATACGGGCGGCGTTGACCTTGATTTCCTGACCTCCGGCGGGCTTTTCGAGGACGATGAGAAGGGGCAGCCGAAGGCGGACGACTTCACGGACCTCGTTATAAACGAAGACGAGTTTAAGACGGGCTCCGGTCCTGCCGTCACTGAAGCGGCCCCCGAAGCCCCGTTCGAGCTTAAAGGCTTCGATTCCGGCGAGGAGGAAAGGAAAGGCGAGCCGCCGTTCGACCTTGGCGCGTTCGACAGTTTCTATAACGCGGATAACAGGTCAACCGTGGCGCTCGAAGCCGAGCCGTTCGGGAGCGGACCTGCGAAGAGGGAGGAAGCGGAAGAGATCCCAGGTATTGGTTCTTTCCAGCCCTTCAGGGAGGAAACCGCTCCGGTAGAGGAGATATCCAGGGTTGAAGACATTTTTGAGGAGGAAGGCGAGATAGCCGAGCCCGACCTCCTGGAGATACCGGAAGAGGTTATCGACTCCAGGCCTGAGGCGCCGTCTTTAATGAAGGCAGTTCCGGAGCCGCCGGCCAGCGCACCCCAGCCGCGCTCCGCAGTGGCGCCCGAGTCCGAGATACGGGCCGCGGTCGAGCGCGTTGCGGACGGGATAGAGGAGAGGATCGCCTCCAACCTCGAGAAGAGGCTCGGGAAGGCCGAGGCCAATGCGGCTGAGGTCATTGAGAAGGTGGCGGAGAGGGTCGAGGAAAGGCTCAGGAATGAGCTCGCATCGAAGCTTGCCCGCCTCGATTCCCTTGTCGCCGAGGCCGCCGAAAGGGCAGCCGAGAGGATGGAAGAGAAGATACGGGGAGAGCTCGTTCAGCGCCTCCAGGGGCTCTCGGTCCCGAAGGAGCAGGTGGAAGCAGTCGTCTCCAGGTCCGCCAAGCAGGTCGTGGAGCACGTCTCTTGGGATGTGGTCCCCGAGCTTGCGGAGCGCCTCATAAAAGAGGAGATCAGAAAGGCCAAGGAAGCGTTCCTCAAGACCAGGTAA